The following DNA comes from Candidatus Tanganyikabacteria bacterium.
CCCGGCCGACGATCGCTTCAAGAAGTACCTCGGCCGCAAGGTGATCGTGCCCCTGGTCGACCGGGAAGTGCCGGTCATCGCCGACTCGTATGTCGAGCAGGAGTTCGGTACCGGCGCCCTCAAGATCACCCCCGGCCACGATCCCAACGACTTCGAAATCGGCCTGCGGCACCGGTTGCCGGTCGTCGACGTGCTCACCGCCGACGGCAAGATGAGCAATGCCGCCGGCCCCGAATGGGAAGGCATGGACCGTTTCGAGGCCCGCGAGGTGGCGGTCTCCCGGCTGCGCGAGGAGCACCTCCTGGTCCGGGAAGAGCCGTACACCCACCAGGTGGGCCATTGCGACCGCTGCCACACGGTGGTCGAACCCCGCGTGTCGGAGCAATGGTTCGTGCGCATGGCCGATCTCGCGCCGCCCGCCATCGCCGTGGCCCGCGAGGGCCGCATCGCGTTCCACCCCGAACGCTGGCGCGACGCCTACGTCGACTGGCTGTCAAACGTGCGCGACTGGTGCATCTCGCGCCAGCTCTGGTGGGGCCACCGCATTCCCGTCTGGACCTGCCCCGAGGGCCACAGGGCCGCGTCGGTGACCGACCTGGAGGCTTGCCCCACGTGCGGCCGCGAGGCCGAGCAGGATCCCGACGTGCTCGACACCTGGTTCTCGAGCGCGCTCTGGCCGTTCGCCACGCTCGGGTGGCCCGAGCAGACGCCCGAACTGGCGTACTTCTACCCCGGCGCCGTGCTCTCGACGGCTCGCGACATCATCAACCTGTGGGTGGCGCGGATGGTCTTCTCGTCGCTCGAGTTCACCGGGAAGGTCCCGTACGACAACGTCGTCATCCACGCCACCATCCTGGCGGCCGGCGGGGCCCGCATGAGCAAGTCCAAGGGCACGGGCGTGGATCCGCTCGACATGATGGTCCAGTACGGCACCGACGCGTGCCGGTTCTGGATGGCCGGGGCGGGCACGGCGGGCCAGGACGTCATCTTCCTGCCAGAGAAAATCGAAGCGGCGCGCAACTTCTGCAACAAGCTCTGGAACGCGGCGCGCTTCGCCGTCCAGAACCTCGAGGGCGCCGATGCGGCCGCCTTGCGGGCGCTGCCGCCCTCTGACCTGCTAGAGGATCGCTGGCTGCGGTCGCGCCTGGCGGCCACGGCCGAGACGGTCACCCGCGCCATCGAGGACTTCACGCTCTCTCGCGCCACCGATGCGCTCTACGACTTCGTCTGGGGCGAATTCTGCGACTGGTGGCTGGAGATCGCCAAGGGCCGCCTGCGCGAGGGCGACAAGCAGGCCCAGGCCACGTTGCTGCGCACGCTCGAGACCGTCCTCGAGCTGATGCACCCCTTCACGCCGTTCATCACCGAGGAGCTATACGCACAGCTGGCCGATCGCGGTCTGGCACCCGCCTGCGACACGCTGCTGGAGCGGCCGTGGCCGGCGGTGGGTCCGGCCGATCCGGAGGCCGAGCGGCAGATGAATCTGCAGATGGACATCGTGCGCGAGGTGCGCCGCATGCTCACCGATCTCAAGGTCCCGGCCGGGACGCGGCCGGCCGCGCTCATCATCCAGGCTCCGCAGGACGTCCTGGAGGTCATGCAGCGCGAGGGCCGCACGCTGGCGCTCACCCGGGCGGAAAAGCTCGAGTGGCATCCCGCCGACCGGGAGCTGCACGTGCCCCAGTCGGCCTCCACGGCCATCGGCAACGTGACCGTCGCCATGCCCCTGGCGGGCCTGCTCGATCTCGACAAGGAGCGTGAGCGCCTGGTGCGCGACATCGAGACCGCCAACAGCGAGATCGGCCGGCTGGAGGGCCAGTTAGCCAACCAGGGCTTCGTATCGAAGGCCCCGGCCCACGTGGTCGACAAGCTGCGGACCCGGCTGGCAGAAGTGCGGGCCCAGCGCGAGACGCTGGAAGGCCGGCTGGCGAAGCTGTAGGCGTATCTCGCCCTGATGCCAGTGCAGGGGCGCGCCTCCGCGCGGCTGGCCGGCGAACTTCTCGGCTCGGGAGCATAGACAGGCAGCAAAATTGCCGTCAAAATGATGACAATATGTTCAAACGCACGGCGACGCTGCCGGATCGCTCTTTCCTGCTCTTCGGCCCGAGAGGCACGGGAAAGACCACCTGGCTTCGGGAGGTCTTGCCCTCCGCAACCTGGTTCGATCTCCTCCACGAGCGAGAGCAATCTCGCTTGCTTCGCGCTCCCCGCCTCCTCTTCGAACAGGTGGCGGCCCTGCCCGACGGCTCCTGGATCGTCGTGGACGAGGTTCAGCGGGTCCCTGCCGTGCTCGACGAGGTCCAGGATCTGCTGGCGCGCTTCCCCGGGAAGTACCGCTTCGCGATCACCGGATCCAGCGCGCGGAAACTGCGGAGATCGGGAGGCAACCTCCTACCTGGTCGCCTGATCAACCGGCGTTTCTTCCCCTTGACGGTATCCGAGCTTGGGACGGCACCTCTCGATCCCGATGCCCTGCTCTTGCACGGCGGCCTACCCGCGGTCCGGTCGGAGCCCTCTGCGGCGCTCCGGGACGACTTGCTCGAAGCCTACGTGGACAACTACCTGACACAGGAAATCCGCCTCGAGGCCGCGGCGAAGAATCTCGGTGCCTTCGCCCGGTTCCTCGAGGTCGCTGCGCTCGCAAACGGCCAGGTCACGAATGTTTCGGGTCTTTCTCGGGACGCGGAGGTCGCCCGTCCGACGGTGCAGGGTTACTTCGAGGTTCTCGTGGACACTCTGGTCGGCTACTGGCTGCCTGCGTGGTGTCCCCGAGCGAAGGTCAAGGAGACCGCCCACCCCAAGTTCTACTTCTTCGACACCGGAGTGGTGCGGGCTCTCGCCGCACGATCGCGATCGCCGCTGGAGGCGGCCGAGCGTGGCCCCCTGCTGGAAACATGGATCCTCCACGAACTGCGCGCCTGGATCGATCGGTCCGGCTGCGGTGGCACCCTCGCATACTGGCGCACCGCGCACGGGACCGAGGTCGATTTCGTCTGGTCCCGCGGCAAGAATCTCGTGGCGATCGAGGTCAAGGCTGCCGGGCGCTGGCGGCCCGAGTTTGTCGACGGCATCG
Coding sequences within:
- a CDS encoding valine--tRNA ligase; the encoded protein is MDSLKQQIREMAKAYEAGAVEPVWLERWERSGAFKTRLDPQRKPYFIPCPPPNVTGALHMGHAVNATIQDVLARSKRMMGYSVLWQPGTDHAGISTQMVVERKLYAETGKTRHDIGREAFLREVWAWKEEYGNTIEGQFRKLGSSMDFSRWRFTMDEQYSRAVRTAFVRLFEKGVIYRGNRIINWCPRCLTSLSDLEVRHETENGSLYYVRYPAADGGEGLVIATVRPETILADVAVAVNPADDRFKKYLGRKVIVPLVDREVPVIADSYVEQEFGTGALKITPGHDPNDFEIGLRHRLPVVDVLTADGKMSNAAGPEWEGMDRFEAREVAVSRLREEHLLVREEPYTHQVGHCDRCHTVVEPRVSEQWFVRMADLAPPAIAVAREGRIAFHPERWRDAYVDWLSNVRDWCISRQLWWGHRIPVWTCPEGHRAASVTDLEACPTCGREAEQDPDVLDTWFSSALWPFATLGWPEQTPELAYFYPGAVLSTARDIINLWVARMVFSSLEFTGKVPYDNVVIHATILAAGGARMSKSKGTGVDPLDMMVQYGTDACRFWMAGAGTAGQDVIFLPEKIEAARNFCNKLWNAARFAVQNLEGADAAALRALPPSDLLEDRWLRSRLAATAETVTRAIEDFTLSRATDALYDFVWGEFCDWWLEIAKGRLREGDKQAQATLLRTLETVLELMHPFTPFITEELYAQLADRGLAPACDTLLERPWPAVGPADPEAERQMNLQMDIVREVRRMLTDLKVPAGTRPAALIIQAPQDVLEVMQREGRTLALTRAEKLEWHPADRELHVPQSASTAIGNVTVAMPLAGLLDLDKERERLVRDIETANSEIGRLEGQLANQGFVSKAPAHVVDKLRTRLAEVRAQRETLEGRLAKL
- a CDS encoding ATP-binding protein; this translates as MFKRTATLPDRSFLLFGPRGTGKTTWLREVLPSATWFDLLHEREQSRLLRAPRLLFEQVAALPDGSWIVVDEVQRVPAVLDEVQDLLARFPGKYRFAITGSSARKLRRSGGNLLPGRLINRRFFPLTVSELGTAPLDPDALLLHGGLPAVRSEPSAALRDDLLEAYVDNYLTQEIRLEAAAKNLGAFARFLEVAALANGQVTNVSGLSRDAEVARPTVQGYFEVLVDTLVGYWLPAWCPRAKVKETAHPKFYFFDTGVVRALAARSRSPLEAAERGPLLETWILHELRAWIDRSGCGGTLAYWRTAHGTEVDFVWSRGKNLVAIEVKAAGRWRPEFVDGIESLAAQLPVTRAFVAYLGSTPLRVGSVDALPLADFLGRLYGGSVLS